One genomic window of Eptesicus fuscus isolate TK198812 chromosome 6, DD_ASM_mEF_20220401, whole genome shotgun sequence includes the following:
- the LEAP2 gene encoding liver-expressed antimicrobial peptide 2: MWHLKLFAVLMICLLLLGQIDGSPISELSSAKRRLRRMTPFWRGVSLRPIGASCRDDSECITRLCRTLQEDAKTGNAGTGYLMTCPSS, translated from the exons ATGTGGCACCTTAAACTCTTTGCAGTGCTCATGATCTGCCTGTTACTGCTGGGCCAG ATAGATGGCTCCCCAATATCGGAACTGAGTTCAGCAAAGAGAAGGCTGCGGAGAATGACCCCATTTTGGAGAGGGGTTTCCCTCAGGCCCATTGGAGCCTCCTGCCGGGATGACTCCGAGTGTATCACCAGGCTATGCAG AACTCTTCAGGAAGATGCCAAAACGGGCAATGCTGGCACTGGCTACCTGATGACGTGCCCAAGTTCGTGA